From a region of the Novipirellula artificiosorum genome:
- a CDS encoding sugar phosphate nucleotidyltransferase: MQVQKAVITAAAPNQNTLPLQQLVDRKGEVKTALQLVVEETTAAGVEEICVVIRPGDQDAYEQAAGTHLGSIVFVEQSEPNGYADAIHQAKSFVGDDPFLHLVGDHLYLTSAAVPCARQLIQVANEFECSVSAVQSTRENKLPYFGIVSGPLIPRRSDVYEVERVVEKPTPTFAEQELVTPGLRSGHYLGFFGMHVLTSQVMAAIEQLLAEGGRPKATLSDALAILSSRQRYLAYKVHGSRYNLGLTYGLLNAQLAIGLSGKDRDQILTELVDLLASRTEEERAK, encoded by the coding sequence ATGCAGGTCCAAAAAGCCGTCATCACTGCGGCCGCCCCGAATCAAAACACCTTACCGCTGCAGCAGTTGGTCGATCGCAAGGGTGAGGTGAAAACGGCGCTGCAACTTGTCGTGGAGGAAACCACCGCTGCAGGCGTTGAGGAGATCTGTGTGGTGATTCGACCTGGCGATCAGGATGCCTACGAACAGGCCGCGGGGACGCACCTTGGCAGCATCGTGTTTGTGGAACAGTCTGAGCCCAACGGTTATGCAGATGCCATTCATCAGGCGAAGTCCTTTGTCGGCGATGATCCCTTCTTGCACCTGGTCGGCGACCATTTGTATTTGACTTCCGCAGCGGTGCCTTGTGCAAGGCAATTGATCCAAGTCGCTAACGAATTTGAGTGTTCGGTCTCTGCGGTCCAGTCGACTCGTGAAAACAAGCTGCCCTATTTTGGAATCGTCAGCGGCCCACTCATTCCTCGTCGTAGCGACGTTTACGAAGTCGAACGCGTTGTCGAGAAACCAACGCCGACCTTTGCAGAGCAAGAATTGGTGACGCCTGGGCTGCGATCGGGGCATTACCTTGGGTTCTTCGGCATGCATGTGCTGACCAGTCAGGTGATGGCTGCGATTGAGCAGTTGCTCGCTGAAGGCGGACGGCCGAAAGCGACGTTATCCGACGCACTCGCGATCCTTTCGTCTCGGCAACGTTATTTGGCCTATAAAGTGCATGGCTCACGGTACAACTTAGGGCTGACCTATGGGCTGCTCAATGCACAATTGGCGATCGGTCTTTCAGGCAAAGATCGCGACCAGATTCTGACGGAACTTGTGGACCTGCTTGCCAGCCGGACTGAGGAGGAACGGGCGAAGTGA
- a CDS encoding LutC/YkgG family protein, with protein MTPQLTSQAADTTGRQAILDRLTLRPVRSAGLPTVDASKLTSFEEPLAKFTEMLQSVGGEVHLVDQPDQVTEILNQIEVFSNAQRVVSLVPEAVKGSFDLSKIHDPHDLAAVDWTIAKGEFGVAENGAIWIDGSTLPHRVLLFIAQYLAIVLSRREMVHHMHEGYARLGTPISRFGVFVAGPSKTADIEQSLVLGAHGCRALQVFLTP; from the coding sequence ATGACGCCACAACTCACCTCTCAAGCGGCTGACACAACCGGTCGACAAGCCATTTTGGATCGCTTGACTCTGCGTCCGGTTCGCTCCGCTGGCCTTCCCACGGTCGATGCTTCCAAACTGACTTCGTTCGAGGAGCCACTCGCGAAATTCACAGAGATGTTGCAGAGCGTGGGTGGTGAGGTCCATTTGGTGGATCAGCCTGACCAAGTCACCGAGATTTTGAATCAGATTGAGGTGTTTTCGAATGCCCAGCGGGTCGTGTCGTTGGTTCCCGAAGCCGTCAAAGGCAGTTTTGATCTTTCCAAGATCCATGACCCGCACGACCTTGCCGCGGTCGACTGGACGATTGCGAAAGGCGAATTCGGTGTTGCCGAAAACGGTGCGATCTGGATTGATGGCTCGACGCTACCTCATCGCGTGCTGCTGTTTATTGCACAGTATCTTGCGATTGTGCTTTCGCGGCGAGAAATGGTGCACCATATGCACGAAGGGTACGCCAGACTTGGCACACCCATCTCGCGATTTGGCGTTTTCGTAGCGGGTCCGAGCAAGACCGCGGATATCGAACAATCGCTTGTGCTCGGAGCCCATGGGTGCCGTGCCTTGCAGGTGTTTTTGACCCCTTAG
- a CDS encoding lactate utilization protein B: MNMLPIVDHPAAARPFVTNPDRAPWHDKALWFVRSKRDKQASSVPEWEYLRSLASQIKTATIANLGDYLTEFERNATALGAVVHWAADAEEHNRIVLKILRDHDTHRIVKSKSMLTEECGLNPFLEANGIDVVDTDLGERIVQLRHETPSHIVLPAIHLKKEEVGETFHEHLGTDEGAADPKYLTEAARGHLRDKFLAGEVGITGVNFAIAETGGFVVCTNEGNADLGASLPNVHIACMGIEKLVPRFEDLAVFLRLLARSATGQPITTYTSHFHGPRDSHSELHIVLVDNGRSRLRQSDAFRDALHCIRCGACMNTCPVYRRSGGHSYRATIPGPIGSVLSPTRDSSKHKSLPFACSLCGSCTDVCPVKIPLHHQLLAWRKEIGNLKLLSYDKRISMKMASLLFRSARLFSFAGWVGRASLKVLPHWATHHRLNTWTIARELPEPPKESFRHWYAKNRK; the protein is encoded by the coding sequence ATGAACATGCTTCCAATTGTTGACCATCCCGCGGCCGCTCGCCCCTTTGTCACCAACCCCGATCGTGCGCCGTGGCATGACAAGGCGCTCTGGTTCGTTCGTAGCAAACGGGACAAGCAAGCATCGTCGGTTCCCGAATGGGAATATTTGCGGTCGTTGGCGTCGCAGATCAAAACGGCGACGATCGCGAATCTTGGCGATTACTTGACGGAATTCGAACGCAACGCAACTGCTCTGGGAGCCGTCGTTCATTGGGCTGCGGATGCCGAGGAGCACAATCGAATTGTCTTAAAGATCCTTCGTGATCATGACACCCACCGAATCGTCAAAAGCAAATCAATGCTTACCGAGGAATGTGGTTTGAATCCTTTTCTCGAGGCCAATGGCATCGACGTCGTCGACACGGACCTTGGCGAACGCATTGTTCAATTGCGACATGAAACGCCGAGTCACATCGTCTTGCCAGCGATCCATTTGAAGAAAGAGGAGGTTGGTGAGACGTTTCACGAGCATTTGGGAACGGACGAGGGAGCGGCCGATCCAAAGTATTTGACGGAAGCGGCGCGAGGGCATTTGCGCGACAAGTTTTTGGCTGGTGAGGTTGGTATCACGGGAGTCAATTTTGCGATCGCGGAAACCGGGGGATTTGTGGTTTGCACCAATGAGGGCAATGCAGACTTAGGGGCTTCGTTGCCAAATGTCCACATTGCCTGCATGGGGATCGAAAAATTGGTTCCCCGTTTCGAAGATCTTGCAGTCTTCCTGCGACTGCTTGCCCGCTCGGCCACTGGCCAGCCGATTACGACGTACACGTCCCATTTCCATGGTCCGAGAGACAGCCACAGCGAACTGCATATCGTGCTTGTCGACAACGGACGCAGTCGATTGCGTCAGAGCGACGCATTTCGTGATGCCCTTCATTGTATCCGTTGCGGTGCCTGCATGAACACGTGCCCAGTCTATCGACGCAGTGGTGGGCATAGCTATCGGGCGACCATTCCTGGCCCGATCGGTTCCGTCTTGTCGCCGACTCGTGATTCATCAAAACACAAAAGTCTGCCTTTCGCATGCAGTTTGTGCGGGTCTTGTACGGATGTTTGTCCGGTCAAGATTCCATTGCATCATCAATTGTTGGCGTGGCGAAAAGAGATCGGCAACCTGAAGCTGCTTTCCTACGACAAGCGAATCAGTATGAAGATGGCATCATTATTGTTTCGCAGTGCACGGCTGTTTTCGTTTGCCGGTTGGGTCGGTCGAGCGTCGTTAAAGGTGCTGCCACATTGGGCAACGCATCATCGGTTGAACACCTGGACGATCGCTCGCGAGTTGCCCGAGCCGCCCAAAGAGAGTTTCCGCCACTGGTATGCCAAGAACCGAAAATGA
- a CDS encoding (Fe-S)-binding protein, whose product MTVALFVPCYLDQFYPEVAIATLELLERLGVDVVFPPEQTCCGQPMANTGCTADCAPVARRFVDIFAPFDSIVCPSGSCTSMVRNHYDDYFAEDDDAFLHVKQRTFDLCEFLYDELQIQELKIEGQDVCFPHRVSLHQSCHGLRELRLGPSSENMTVRDNKVRQLMNLVKDVEWCDLSRPDECCGFGGTFAVNEADVSAAMGRDRVADHVGSGSEVIVSADMSCLMHLQGLIRREKSPIEVMHVAQVLAGRKLKKTNAK is encoded by the coding sequence ATGACTGTTGCACTTTTTGTTCCCTGTTACCTCGACCAATTCTACCCCGAAGTGGCGATCGCAACGCTCGAACTTCTCGAGCGTCTCGGAGTGGACGTTGTCTTTCCGCCCGAGCAAACGTGTTGTGGTCAACCGATGGCCAACACCGGTTGTACCGCGGATTGTGCCCCCGTGGCACGCCGTTTTGTCGACATTTTTGCCCCGTTTGATTCGATCGTTTGTCCGTCCGGTTCGTGCACGTCGATGGTTCGCAACCATTACGATGACTATTTTGCCGAGGATGACGATGCGTTCCTGCATGTCAAGCAGCGCACCTTCGATCTGTGCGAATTCTTGTATGACGAATTGCAGATCCAGGAACTGAAAATCGAAGGACAGGACGTTTGTTTCCCGCACCGGGTTTCGCTGCACCAGAGTTGTCACGGACTGCGCGAACTGCGGCTTGGTCCCTCGAGCGAGAACATGACGGTGCGCGACAACAAGGTGCGTCAGTTGATGAATCTTGTCAAAGACGTTGAGTGGTGTGACTTGAGTCGACCGGATGAATGCTGTGGTTTTGGTGGGACGTTTGCGGTCAATGAGGCAGACGTGTCCGCCGCTATGGGGCGCGACCGCGTCGCCGATCATGTCGGATCGGGCAGCGAGGTGATTGTATCGGCCGATATGAGCTGTTTGATGCATCTGCAAGGTTTGATTCGCCGTGAAAAATCCCCGATTGAGGTGATGCATGTTGCTCAGGTTCTGGCTGGCCGAAAACTCAAGAAAACCAATGCGAAGTAG
- a CDS encoding DUF4332 domain-containing protein, with protein MRLEHTKLCPSNRCEQLQQFGIETAGDLIAADLKSLATKFNSPKKAVRLIKRYRHAIRFAATVPGMMPRDALLLISIHRRSVRGLAMESPMMLYRDLQRFADSSTGQRLVRGRRLPSVKRIRSWIHACEAELSSRSFYTVDAA; from the coding sequence ATGAGGCTCGAGCACACCAAGTTGTGTCCCTCGAATCGATGCGAACAACTTCAACAGTTCGGTATCGAAACCGCTGGCGACCTGATCGCCGCGGATCTGAAGTCGTTGGCAACAAAGTTCAATTCCCCTAAAAAGGCCGTTCGACTGATCAAGCGATACCGGCATGCGATCCGTTTCGCGGCGACGGTTCCCGGGATGATGCCTCGCGACGCGTTGCTGTTGATCAGCATCCATCGCCGCAGTGTTCGAGGATTGGCCATGGAATCGCCGATGATGCTGTATCGCGACCTGCAGCGGTTCGCGGACAGCAGCACGGGGCAACGATTGGTGCGGGGTCGGCGGTTACCGAGCGTCAAGCGAATCCGCAGTTGGATCCATGCCTGCGAAGCCGAGCTTTCCAGTCGCAGTTTCTATACGGTCGACGCGGCCTGA
- a CDS encoding ExeA family protein, whose protein sequence is MRPSNPQYVVPPFPAFPSVTRYVPIGSIADAVDRVCRSVDAREGLSLVIGPPGTGKSLLCSLLVDRYQESHDCVVLGETPIENRAGYLRHMLHHLGADYRNVDESDLQLALVDRVCDQASDREGLLIIVDEAQALAPEVLEAIRMSTNIHRQGEPRVCAVVVGGVKLDDTLAEPTLEPFTQRISARCYLHPMNGEETRHYISETIQSCGADPENTITREAISMVHHACCGVPRLVNQVMTEAIDIAEESDESLITEQSIDRAWAQLQQLPSPMLESPKLNASSNSIEFGELDELGGLDERNGLDERDRDEAVAESDVDPLDLKQDPMQEEPEEANLETLAFDEEELMDAASAVNAIARENWLSAEIVAGDEATLYEEPDGRGPVTVPAAIGSPPKTASTQAIFGDFEDEEDVCLGSGVIPFARGTSATGTKNSDPTVDNSRHDLPAENPSTESSDPCRDRDLETILHQEIVGISDMAAASELYAMHDAATPHSCSSDCANCECHDRTLDHHVIEGSDDSEETSDIVAIQLHQSSEDAGAVDEPLESDEALTGILLRDDSDLLIIEEDLDLAGESKSTSNDESEQKVSVDFQAMLQRMRTGTEG, encoded by the coding sequence ATGCGTCCTTCGAATCCGCAATACGTCGTTCCTCCCTTTCCGGCCTTTCCGAGCGTGACGCGATACGTTCCGATTGGATCGATCGCCGATGCCGTGGATCGTGTTTGCCGCAGCGTCGATGCTCGTGAGGGCCTTTCGTTGGTGATCGGGCCTCCGGGAACTGGCAAATCCTTACTGTGTTCGCTACTGGTCGATCGCTACCAAGAAAGTCACGATTGCGTTGTGCTTGGCGAAACACCCATCGAAAACCGGGCCGGCTACCTTCGCCACATGCTGCATCATCTCGGTGCGGACTACCGCAATGTAGACGAATCGGATTTGCAACTCGCGCTGGTTGACCGCGTCTGCGACCAGGCTTCTGACCGTGAAGGTCTATTGATCATTGTCGACGAAGCGCAAGCGCTCGCACCCGAGGTCCTTGAAGCGATCCGGATGTCAACCAACATTCATCGCCAAGGCGAACCCCGCGTTTGTGCCGTCGTTGTTGGCGGAGTCAAGTTGGACGATACCCTTGCGGAACCGACTCTGGAACCCTTTACGCAGCGAATTTCCGCTCGCTGCTACCTCCATCCGATGAATGGCGAAGAGACCCGCCACTACATTTCTGAAACCATCCAATCTTGCGGAGCCGATCCGGAAAACACGATCACTCGCGAGGCGATCTCAATGGTGCATCACGCTTGTTGTGGCGTGCCCCGATTAGTCAATCAAGTCATGACCGAAGCGATCGACATCGCTGAGGAATCGGACGAATCTCTGATCACCGAACAATCGATCGATCGAGCTTGGGCACAATTGCAGCAATTGCCGAGCCCGATGCTGGAATCTCCTAAGCTGAATGCGTCATCCAATTCTATCGAATTCGGCGAATTGGACGAACTCGGCGGGCTGGACGAACGGAACGGGCTGGACGAACGGGACAGGGACGAAGCCGTTGCGGAATCTGACGTCGACCCTCTGGACCTCAAACAAGATCCGATGCAAGAAGAGCCAGAGGAAGCCAATCTTGAGACGCTAGCATTCGACGAAGAAGAACTCATGGATGCCGCTTCCGCTGTCAATGCAATTGCTCGTGAGAACTGGCTCAGTGCCGAGATTGTCGCAGGCGATGAAGCCACTTTGTATGAGGAACCCGACGGAAGAGGGCCCGTCACGGTTCCGGCCGCAATCGGTTCACCCCCCAAGACCGCAAGCACACAAGCGATCTTTGGCGATTTCGAGGATGAGGAAGATGTCTGTTTGGGCAGCGGTGTGATTCCGTTTGCCAGGGGAACCTCAGCGACGGGCACGAAGAATTCCGATCCGACCGTTGACAACTCCCGCCACGACCTGCCTGCCGAAAATCCAAGCACGGAATCGAGCGACCCGTGCAGGGATCGAGACCTGGAAACGATCCTGCACCAAGAAATCGTTGGCATCTCCGATATGGCCGCGGCATCCGAATTGTATGCGATGCATGATGCGGCAACACCGCACTCTTGTTCAAGTGACTGTGCCAATTGTGAATGTCATGACCGAACGCTTGACCATCACGTGATCGAGGGCAGCGACGACTCCGAGGAAACCTCCGACATCGTTGCGATCCAACTCCACCAGTCCAGCGAGGACGCTGGCGCCGTGGACGAACCGCTGGAATCTGACGAAGCGCTCACCGGCATCCTTCTTCGCGATGACAGTGACCTGCTGATCATTGAAGAAGATCTGGATCTCGCGGGCGAATCAAAATCAACGTCGAATGACGAAAGCGAACAGAAGGTTTCGGTTGATTTTCAAGCGATGCTTCAACGGATGCGTACCGGTACGGAGGGTTAG
- a CDS encoding polyprenol monophosphomannose synthase — MIARPSPAADIASHSRKSGETCRVLVGVCTYNEASNILPLVDRIRAALPDADLLIVDDNSPDGTAALIEDSFADDDAIRMIVRNNERGLGGAILRAMEEAIEGEYEFFLNLDGDLSHDPAQLPSLLEKAATSPQIDVVIGSRYVSGGQLLGWPWHRRLMSRLVNQFATLCLRLPVRDCSGSMRCYRVSTLKTADLAGLRSQGYSLLEELLVQLNRQGAKMAEVPITFTDRERGSSKLTLQEAVRSIVQMLRLGFTR, encoded by the coding sequence ATGATTGCTCGTCCTTCTCCCGCTGCTGATATTGCCTCCCACTCGCGGAAAAGCGGCGAAACCTGCCGTGTGCTTGTCGGCGTTTGCACCTACAACGAAGCATCGAACATTCTGCCGCTCGTCGACCGAATTCGAGCTGCGCTTCCGGATGCCGACCTACTGATTGTGGACGATAATTCGCCGGATGGAACGGCAGCACTTATCGAGGATTCCTTTGCCGACGATGACGCCATTCGAATGATCGTTCGCAACAACGAACGGGGGCTCGGTGGTGCAATTCTTCGCGCGATGGAAGAAGCGATCGAGGGCGAGTACGAGTTTTTCCTCAACCTCGATGGTGATCTCAGCCACGATCCGGCTCAACTTCCCTCACTGCTTGAAAAAGCAGCCACCTCACCGCAAATCGATGTGGTGATTGGATCACGATACGTCAGCGGTGGGCAATTGCTGGGATGGCCATGGCATCGTCGCTTGATGAGTCGATTGGTGAACCAATTTGCGACACTTTGCCTACGACTTCCCGTCCGCGATTGTAGCGGATCAATGCGTTGCTACCGTGTTTCAACACTAAAAACAGCGGACCTCGCTGGTCTCCGCAGCCAGGGCTACTCGCTGCTCGAAGAACTGCTGGTTCAACTGAATCGCCAAGGCGCCAAAATGGCGGAAGTCCCCATTACCTTCACCGACCGTGAACGGGGCTCCAGTAAGTTGACACTTCAAGAAGCGGTCCGCTCGATTGTGCAAATGCTTCGCCTTGGTTTCACTCGCTAG
- a CDS encoding acylphosphatase: protein MIRYIVRFQGHVQGVCFRANALLQAKGLDVRGFVRNEADGSVLLDVVGPERDLQMLVKRIRTTMQANITEVQRESRTAEDRPSGFRIR, encoded by the coding sequence ATGATTCGTTACATCGTTCGTTTTCAGGGTCATGTTCAAGGCGTCTGCTTCCGAGCAAACGCCTTGCTGCAAGCCAAGGGACTCGACGTGCGTGGTTTTGTCCGTAACGAGGCGGACGGCTCGGTGTTGTTGGATGTCGTGGGTCCCGAGCGTGATTTGCAAATGTTGGTCAAGCGGATCCGAACCACGATGCAAGCGAACATCACGGAGGTTCAGCGGGAAAGCCGCACGGCTGAGGATCGGCCCAGCGGATTCCGCATCCGATGA
- a CDS encoding SpoIIE family protein phosphatase: MAYLSTSTIGDDSSAERFELQDGETSIGRHPDCHVMVDAGAVSRYHAKIVRRDNDFLVEDSGSRNGTFLNGQLLTAPEVLREGDRVRISDVELIFHHDAVPEFAQDQNQMTFDGSNFGIMMVEEPETERVSSSKVEFRSSTDGLKLSATAEAKLEALMRINSNLSNALGLDEVLPKVLTSLFDIFPAADRGFVVMEDGQGNLVPQWVKTRQTRDETETVRISRTIIREVMNSGEAILSLDASEDARFDSSQSIADFSIRSMICAPLLDGEGKAFGALQIDSLKGRGQFRDEDTDLLSGVAAQAGIVINNARLYEQALHQREVEQDLKLATEVQAAFLPQSPPDAPGYRVCSYYQAANHIGGDYFDYIHLADGRVGIVVADVVGHGVAAAMFMAKLSAETRFCLASDDNVARAIERLNDRMSRLHVERFITFLLMVIDPKSDTATIVNAGHMAPVVRLASDGTISEPGEEESGLPIAIDDGMSYEAVEVPMHVGDVAVMYTDGINEAMNANDEEYGMESVRQLTAIGGSAEEIKDRLVEGVLNHIGPTPPFDDMCLVVVERISNAEEVIRDTSDTVDEDVLGDLEDGLSG, from the coding sequence ATGGCCTACTTATCGACTAGCACCATCGGCGACGATAGCAGCGCGGAGCGATTTGAGCTGCAGGACGGCGAAACCAGCATTGGCCGGCACCCCGATTGTCACGTGATGGTCGATGCGGGAGCGGTGAGCCGCTACCACGCCAAAATCGTGCGGCGCGACAACGATTTTCTTGTGGAGGACTCCGGCAGCCGCAATGGAACGTTTCTCAACGGTCAATTGTTGACAGCCCCCGAGGTCCTCCGCGAGGGTGACCGTGTGCGAATCAGTGATGTGGAGCTGATTTTTCACCACGATGCGGTGCCTGAATTTGCTCAGGACCAAAACCAAATGACCTTTGATGGCTCGAATTTCGGCATCATGATGGTCGAAGAACCTGAAACCGAACGGGTCAGTTCGTCGAAAGTCGAATTTCGTAGCAGTACCGATGGGCTGAAGTTATCGGCGACGGCTGAGGCCAAGCTGGAGGCCTTGATGCGAATCAATAGCAACCTCAGCAATGCGCTTGGGCTCGATGAGGTCTTGCCGAAGGTGTTGACCAGTTTGTTCGACATTTTTCCTGCGGCGGACCGCGGTTTTGTTGTCATGGAAGACGGCCAAGGAAACCTCGTTCCGCAGTGGGTCAAAACTCGGCAAACTCGCGACGAGACGGAGACGGTTCGAATCAGTCGGACGATTATTCGCGAGGTGATGAACTCAGGCGAGGCGATTCTATCGCTTGATGCATCGGAAGACGCTCGTTTTGACAGTAGCCAATCGATTGCCGATTTTTCGATTCGCTCGATGATTTGTGCGCCGCTACTCGACGGAGAGGGCAAAGCGTTCGGCGCTTTACAGATCGATTCGCTGAAAGGGCGTGGTCAATTTCGTGATGAAGACACCGATTTGCTGAGCGGTGTTGCAGCACAAGCTGGCATCGTGATCAATAACGCTCGGCTCTACGAACAGGCGCTGCATCAACGCGAGGTCGAGCAGGATTTGAAATTGGCGACCGAAGTTCAAGCGGCGTTCTTGCCTCAATCGCCGCCCGATGCTCCTGGCTATCGCGTGTGTAGTTACTATCAAGCCGCCAACCACATTGGTGGCGACTATTTCGACTACATTCATCTGGCAGACGGCCGTGTTGGAATTGTTGTTGCGGATGTCGTAGGCCATGGGGTCGCGGCAGCTATGTTCATGGCAAAATTGTCAGCCGAAACGCGTTTCTGTTTAGCAAGTGATGACAACGTTGCCCGTGCGATTGAACGGCTCAATGATCGAATGAGTCGATTGCATGTCGAACGTTTCATTACCTTCTTGTTGATGGTAATCGACCCCAAGAGTGATACCGCGACGATTGTCAATGCGGGTCATATGGCTCCGGTGGTCCGACTGGCAAGCGACGGCACGATTAGTGAGCCAGGTGAAGAGGAATCGGGTTTGCCAATCGCAATCGATGATGGAATGTCTTATGAAGCCGTAGAGGTTCCGATGCATGTGGGTGACGTTGCCGTCATGTATACCGATGGGATCAACGAAGCGATGAATGCCAATGACGAAGAGTATGGGATGGAAAGCGTTCGGCAATTGACGGCAATCGGAGGTTCGGCAGAGGAAATCAAGGACCGGCTTGTGGAAGGTGTGCTCAATCATATCGGTCCGACACCGCCGTTTGACGACATGTGCTTGGTCGTGGTCGAACGAATTTCGAATGCCGAAGAAGTGATTCGCGACACGAGTGATACGGTCGATGAGGATGTGTTGGGTGATCTTGAGGATGGATTGTCTGGTTGA
- a CDS encoding tyrosine-type recombinase/integrase, whose translation MASIKDKNGYKEIQYLDRDRKRRSLYAGKISKRNAESIGVKIEAIVSRQVQGYEVDPDLSHWLAGLSNSFYSKLVKLGLCEAREAEEAKPTLKAWTDSYIEKHTGKPATIEQLKMSAKGLCDFFGDDRLIDDIHAGDAEDFRRSLEKRKLATNTIRRRIGRAKQFFSSAIKHRLITENPFQGEASTVGANPERMLFVPAEWIEHLIRETDCEDMKIIVAMARYGGLRSHETRIQKWEDIDLVKGRMLIRSNKSPAVRCCPIFPELRPHLMRAKEMAPDGATMLQNRYKPEANPLTTLRKIIEKTGLKPWPKLLQNLRASRETELLGKYPAKDVTSWLGNSPTVAHKHYAMATDDTFAKALIEKTISPTPHRTPHKTPQTAQERGSQSKTDKRVRKGNSAIHTGKDVIRLDLSYLGESGAPLASCPTRT comes from the coding sequence ATGGCAAGCATCAAGGACAAGAACGGCTACAAAGAGATTCAGTATCTCGATCGAGATCGAAAGCGTCGCTCGCTTTACGCTGGCAAGATTAGCAAACGTAACGCGGAGTCGATCGGAGTGAAGATCGAAGCGATCGTATCGCGACAAGTTCAAGGGTACGAAGTCGATCCCGATCTATCTCACTGGCTCGCTGGATTATCGAACAGCTTTTACTCCAAGCTTGTGAAGCTGGGGTTGTGCGAAGCCCGAGAGGCTGAAGAGGCGAAGCCTACGCTGAAGGCTTGGACCGATAGCTATATCGAGAAGCATACCGGGAAGCCTGCAACGATCGAACAGCTAAAAATGTCGGCAAAGGGTCTTTGCGACTTCTTCGGCGATGATCGATTGATCGATGATATTCACGCTGGCGACGCGGAGGACTTTCGACGATCGCTCGAAAAGAGAAAACTTGCAACAAATACGATCCGCCGACGGATTGGCCGGGCGAAACAATTCTTTTCCTCAGCGATCAAGCATAGGTTGATCACGGAGAATCCGTTTCAAGGTGAGGCTTCGACCGTCGGAGCGAATCCCGAAAGGATGCTCTTCGTTCCTGCGGAATGGATCGAGCACTTGATCCGAGAAACCGACTGTGAGGATATGAAGATCATCGTCGCGATGGCGAGATACGGCGGTTTGCGAAGTCACGAAACGCGGATTCAGAAATGGGAAGACATTGATCTCGTGAAAGGTAGGATGCTGATCCGGTCGAATAAATCGCCGGCTGTAAGATGCTGCCCTATCTTCCCCGAGCTTAGGCCTCACCTAATGCGAGCTAAGGAGATGGCTCCCGACGGGGCGACAATGCTTCAGAACCGTTACAAGCCCGAAGCGAATCCTTTGACCACTCTTCGAAAGATCATCGAGAAGACGGGGCTGAAGCCTTGGCCGAAGCTTCTTCAGAATCTCAGAGCTTCAAGAGAGACGGAGCTTCTAGGCAAATATCCGGCAAAGGACGTTACCAGCTGGCTTGGCAATTCGCCGACGGTAGCCCACAAGCACTACGCAATGGCCACCGACGACACTTTCGCGAAGGCTTTGATTGAAAAGACGATCAGCCCGACACCGCACAGGACACCTCATAAAACACCTCAGACAGCGCAGGAAAGAGGAAGTCAGAGTAAGACAGACAAGCGTGTGCGAAAAGGCAATTCAGCGATTCACACGGGGAAAGACGTGATCAGACTCGATCTGTCCTATCTTGGCGAGAGCGGCGCCCCCCTGGCAAGCTGTCCCACTAGGACTTGA
- a CDS encoding helix-turn-helix domain-containing protein: MPKRKKKRKTIAEQLIEAIETSELSRYRLSLMTGISQSALSQFVNRTRDLSLGNAEKICEILKLDLKQSN; the protein is encoded by the coding sequence ATGCCGAAACGCAAGAAGAAGCGAAAGACGATCGCAGAGCAATTGATCGAAGCCATCGAGACATCGGAGCTTTCACGCTACCGATTGTCGCTTATGACCGGGATCTCTCAGAGTGCTCTCAGTCAATTCGTAAACCGGACTCGGGACTTGTCGCTTGGCAACGCGGAAAAGATCTGCGAGATCTTGAAGCTCGATCTGAAGCAATCCAACTAA
- a CDS encoding helix-turn-helix transcriptional regulator, whose translation MEANEFQPSQKLLTKKDAAEYFSVSERTIDRWLLEGTLPEAARVNIGGTVRFRLSVLEDHISKLSRRRSG comes from the coding sequence ATGGAAGCAAACGAGTTCCAGCCGTCCCAAAAGTTGCTCACAAAGAAAGACGCAGCCGAGTATTTCTCGGTGTCGGAGCGCACAATCGATCGATGGCTCTTGGAAGGCACTCTTCCTGAGGCAGCGAGGGTCAACATAGGTGGGACCGTACGGTTCCGGCTTTCGGTACTCGAGGACCACATCAGCAAGCTCAGCCGCCGGCGATCGGGATAA